In a genomic window of Nocardiopsis mwathae:
- the fdxA gene encoding ferredoxin, whose protein sequence is MTYVIAQPCVDVLDKACIEECPVDCIYEGKRMLYIHPDECVDCGACEPVCPVEAIYYEDDLPDQWSGFYKANVEFFDDLGSPGGASKVGQIDKDHPVVAELPPQAE, encoded by the coding sequence GTGACCTACGTCATCGCGCAGCCCTGCGTCGATGTGCTCGACAAGGCGTGCATCGAGGAATGCCCCGTCGACTGCATCTACGAGGGCAAGCGCATGCTCTACATCCACCCGGACGAGTGCGTCGACTGCGGCGCGTGCGAGCCGGTGTGCCCTGTGGAGGCCATCTACTACGAGGACGACCTCCCCGACCAGTGGTCCGGCTTCTACAAGGCCAACGTGGAGTTCTTCGACGACCTCGGCTCCCCGGGCGGCGCCTCCAAGGTGGGGCAGATCGACAAGGACCACCCGGTGGTGGCCGAGCTGCCGCCGCAGGCGGAGTAG
- a CDS encoding putative acetyltransferase — protein MGFVSRFTAEVTPEDVGRRATLRIQLPDGRFRDIVGVLESWQNGLISVRRRDGTVTEVIADDVVGSRIVPQQPPPRRGGPGPAAPGGTGG, from the coding sequence GTGGGTTTCGTCTCGCGGTTCACGGCCGAGGTGACGCCCGAGGACGTCGGTCGCCGTGCCACTCTGCGCATCCAGCTGCCCGACGGCCGCTTCCGGGATATCGTCGGTGTCCTGGAATCCTGGCAGAACGGGCTGATCAGCGTCCGACGGCGAGACGGTACTGTGACTGAGGTCATAGCCGACGACGTGGTCGGAAGCAGGATCGTCCCGCAGCAGCCGCCCCCGCGCCGGGGCGGACCGGGCCCCGCTGCGCCCGGCGGCACCGGCGGGTGA
- a CDS encoding site-2 protease family protein: MSTPEPTDDTGADPSADTATLATDTAAEPAGRTAGDAAAGDTAEAEDTAEAGDTAEDTAAASTGGADRSAFLPSPLFVLLLGVTALAGYFSWTRAEVDWTGDASTVYLPFVFILGGWIISLAVHEYAHALVAYLYGDRSLRGSAYLRLNPFRYRHLFAGLLMPVVFLLLGPLGLTGPALQVDRSAVPSRLERTVIALSGIIASLLLAVGFAAAVWLLVPSHMVTDNWMIGGLMFLCYLNATAALVNLLPVPGTDGFDAIAPYLPEPIARQGRDAGLFGVIAIFAVLWFPPVNAAFINFMFGLFDLVGMPQLDIGFGELLVQFWVS; the protein is encoded by the coding sequence ATGTCCACGCCCGAGCCGACCGACGACACCGGCGCCGACCCGTCGGCGGACACGGCGACCCTCGCCACGGACACGGCCGCCGAACCGGCCGGGCGGACGGCGGGGGATGCCGCCGCCGGAGACACGGCCGAAGCCGAAGACACGGCCGAAGCCGGAGACACGGCCGAGGACACCGCGGCGGCGAGCACCGGCGGGGCGGACCGGTCGGCCTTCCTGCCCAGCCCCCTGTTCGTCCTCCTCCTGGGCGTCACCGCACTGGCCGGGTACTTCTCCTGGACCCGCGCCGAGGTCGACTGGACCGGCGACGCGTCCACCGTCTACCTGCCGTTCGTGTTCATCCTGGGCGGCTGGATCATCTCGCTGGCGGTCCACGAGTACGCCCACGCCCTGGTCGCCTACCTCTACGGCGACCGGTCCCTGCGGGGCAGCGCCTACCTGCGGCTCAACCCGTTCCGGTACCGGCACCTGTTCGCCGGGCTGCTCATGCCGGTGGTGTTCCTCCTCCTCGGCCCGCTGGGGCTGACCGGCCCCGCCCTGCAGGTGGACCGGTCGGCCGTGCCGAGCCGGCTGGAGCGCACGGTCATCGCACTGTCGGGCATCATCGCCAGCCTGCTGCTCGCGGTCGGCTTCGCCGCGGCCGTGTGGCTGCTCGTCCCGTCGCACATGGTCACCGACAACTGGATGATCGGCGGCCTGATGTTCCTGTGCTACCTGAACGCCACCGCCGCGCTGGTGAATCTGCTGCCGGTCCCGGGTACCGACGGCTTCGACGCCATCGCCCCCTACCTGCCCGAGCCCATCGCCCGCCAGGGTCGCGACGCCGGGCTGTTCGGCGTCATCGCGATCTTCGCGGTGCTGTGGTTCCCGCCGGTGAACGCGGCCTTCATCAACTTCATGTTCGGCCTGTTCGATCTGGTGGGCATGCCGCAGCTGGACATCGGCTTCGGTGAGCTGTTGGTCCAGTTCTGGGTGTCCTGA
- the mshB gene encoding N-acetyl-1-D-myo-inositol-2-amino-2-deoxy-alpha-D-glucopyranoside deacetylase yields MTDRRLLLVHAHPDDESIVTGATMAKYAAEGADVTLVTCTLGEEGEVIPDELAHLTADREGGLGQYRIGELDKACVALGVRDHRFLGGPGRYTDSGMMGAPSNDRPDCFWRADVEEAAQRLVDIIREVRPHVMVSYDGNGGYGHPDHIQAHRVAVRAFTKAVDRSVPGTPWQVRKLYAIAQPQSVLEERVERLRHDPGPFTAPASTADIAPGTPDRLVTTRIDATRYWAAKALAMRAHATQITVDGERFALSNDVAQEIDAVEYFTLLRGPTPKPGADGLETDLFA; encoded by the coding sequence ATGACGGACCGTCGATTGCTGCTGGTACATGCCCATCCTGATGACGAGAGCATCGTCACCGGAGCCACCATGGCCAAGTACGCGGCCGAGGGCGCCGACGTGACCCTGGTGACCTGCACCCTCGGTGAGGAGGGCGAGGTCATCCCCGACGAGCTGGCGCACCTCACCGCCGACCGCGAGGGCGGCCTGGGCCAGTACCGCATCGGCGAGTTGGACAAGGCCTGCGTGGCGCTGGGCGTGCGCGACCACCGCTTCCTCGGCGGCCCCGGGCGCTACACGGACTCCGGGATGATGGGCGCCCCGTCCAACGACCGTCCCGACTGCTTCTGGCGGGCCGACGTCGAGGAGGCCGCGCAGCGCCTCGTCGACATCATCCGCGAGGTGCGGCCGCACGTCATGGTCAGCTACGACGGCAACGGCGGCTACGGGCACCCCGACCACATCCAGGCGCACCGCGTCGCCGTGCGCGCCTTCACCAAGGCCGTCGACCGCTCCGTCCCGGGCACGCCCTGGCAGGTGCGCAAGCTGTACGCCATCGCCCAGCCCCAGTCGGTGCTGGAGGAGCGGGTCGAGCGGCTGCGGCACGACCCCGGCCCCTTCACCGCTCCGGCCTCCACCGCCGACATCGCGCCCGGCACCCCCGACCGCCTGGTCACCACCCGCATCGACGCCACCCGCTACTGGGCGGCCAAGGCCCTGGCCATGCGCGCGCACGCCACCCAGATCACCGTCGACGGCGAGCGTTTCGCGCTGTCCAACGACGTGGCCCAGGAGATCGATGCGGTGGAGTACTTCACCCTGCTCCGCGGCCCGACACCCAAGCCCGGGGCCGACGGCCTGGAGACCGACCTCTTCGCCTGA
- a CDS encoding S9 family peptidase yields the protein MSFPRQQARTQHFSLGVPRAFQISPDGRRAAFLRGRHGTDTATCLWMLELESGREWVVADPRAMGAVDEDLPPEERARRERLRETRGGVVSFTVDDSFTRAVFTLSGRLFYADLVGDDCEPRELPASDSVVAPVICPRGDRIAYVSSGAVRVIDINSGKDRALVEPDGPNVTWGLAEFIAAEEMGRYRGMWWSPDGSALLAARVDDSPVTRWNIADPANPEDDPQVIAYPPAGSDNAEVRLAVFDAADGGAPRWVEWDRGALPYLVRAGWTTGPDGNATVVFSAQSRDQRTLTLFSADPATGLAFELRGDGDEVWVEIMPGVPDFTKDGELVWIGRERGEDQRRLYVGDRAVGPEGVYLRSVLDVDGRRVLCSASPPDRPEEVGLWLVDLREGGAAPVEFPGAGSGGVHSGTLRGDTLVLQRRDLDSDGVRTVVVRNASTVTRQEVTTVESLAERPELPTPDVRLRKAAGRIPTALVLPSWYEEGSGQRLPVLMDPYGGPHAQRVLGARSAYLTSRWFAEQGFAVLIADGRGTPGISVPWEQAVHGDLATPVLEDQVAALHDAAEHYGCLDLERVAIRGWSFGGYLAALAVLRRPDVFHAAVAGAPVIDWRLYDTHYTERYLGTPEGWEEAYARSSLLDDAAGLSRPLMLIHGLADDNVVFAHTQRLSTALLAAGRPHTVLPLSGITHMPSEEATAENLLLLQIDFIRGALGLGGDRDRER from the coding sequence ATGAGCTTTCCTCGGCAACAGGCCCGGACCCAGCACTTCAGCCTGGGGGTCCCACGGGCATTCCAGATCTCACCGGACGGCCGACGCGCGGCGTTCCTCCGCGGCAGGCACGGCACCGACACCGCCACCTGCCTGTGGATGCTGGAGCTGGAGAGCGGGCGGGAGTGGGTGGTCGCCGACCCGCGCGCGATGGGCGCCGTCGACGAGGACCTGCCGCCCGAGGAGCGGGCCCGGCGGGAGCGGCTGCGGGAGACCCGGGGCGGGGTCGTGTCCTTCACGGTCGACGACTCCTTCACCCGCGCGGTGTTCACGCTGTCCGGGCGCCTCTTCTACGCGGACCTGGTGGGTGACGACTGCGAGCCGCGGGAGCTGCCGGCCTCCGACTCGGTGGTCGCGCCGGTGATCTGCCCCCGCGGCGACCGGATCGCCTATGTCAGCTCCGGCGCCGTCCGCGTCATCGACATCAACAGCGGCAAGGACCGTGCGCTCGTCGAGCCCGACGGGCCGAACGTCACCTGGGGCCTGGCCGAGTTCATCGCGGCCGAGGAGATGGGCCGCTACCGCGGCATGTGGTGGTCGCCGGACGGGTCGGCGCTGCTGGCGGCACGGGTCGACGACTCCCCCGTCACCCGGTGGAACATCGCCGACCCCGCCAACCCCGAGGACGACCCGCAGGTCATCGCCTACCCGCCGGCGGGGTCGGACAACGCCGAGGTGCGTCTGGCCGTGTTCGACGCCGCGGACGGCGGCGCGCCGCGGTGGGTGGAGTGGGACCGCGGGGCGCTTCCCTACCTGGTGCGCGCCGGGTGGACCACCGGCCCCGACGGGAACGCGACCGTGGTGTTCAGCGCGCAGAGCCGCGACCAGCGCACCCTGACCCTGTTCAGCGCCGACCCCGCCACCGGGCTCGCCTTCGAGCTGCGCGGCGACGGCGACGAGGTGTGGGTGGAGATCATGCCGGGGGTCCCGGACTTCACCAAGGACGGCGAGCTGGTGTGGATCGGGCGGGAGCGCGGGGAGGATCAGCGCCGCCTGTACGTGGGCGACCGCGCGGTCGGCCCCGAGGGCGTCTACCTGCGCTCGGTCCTCGACGTCGACGGGCGGCGCGTGCTGTGCTCGGCGTCCCCGCCGGACCGCCCGGAGGAGGTCGGCCTGTGGCTGGTCGACCTCCGGGAAGGCGGGGCCGCGCCCGTGGAGTTCCCCGGTGCCGGGAGCGGCGGGGTGCACAGCGGCACACTGCGCGGCGACACCCTGGTGCTGCAGCGCCGCGACCTGGATTCCGACGGGGTGCGCACGGTCGTCGTCCGCAACGCCTCCACGGTGACCCGCCAGGAGGTCACGACGGTGGAGAGCCTGGCCGAGCGGCCCGAGCTGCCGACACCGGACGTGCGGCTGCGGAAGGCCGCCGGGCGGATCCCCACCGCCCTGGTGCTGCCGTCCTGGTATGAGGAGGGGTCCGGGCAGCGGCTGCCGGTGCTGATGGACCCCTACGGCGGCCCGCACGCTCAGCGCGTCCTGGGCGCCCGGTCGGCCTACCTGACCTCGCGGTGGTTCGCCGAGCAGGGCTTCGCGGTGCTGATCGCCGACGGCCGCGGGACACCGGGTATCAGCGTCCCCTGGGAGCAGGCCGTCCACGGCGACCTTGCGACTCCGGTGCTGGAGGACCAGGTGGCGGCGCTGCACGACGCGGCGGAGCACTACGGCTGCCTCGACCTGGAGCGGGTGGCGATCCGGGGCTGGTCGTTCGGCGGCTACCTGGCGGCGCTGGCCGTGCTGCGGCGCCCCGACGTGTTCCACGCGGCCGTGGCCGGGGCGCCGGTGATCGACTGGCGCCTGTACGACACCCACTACACCGAGCGCTACCTGGGTACTCCCGAAGGCTGGGAGGAGGCCTATGCGCGCAGCTCGCTGCTGGACGACGCCGCGGGGCTGAGCCGCCCGCTGATGCTGATCCACGGCTTGGCCGACGACAACGTGGTATTCGCGCACACGCAGCGGCTGTCCACGGCGCTGCTGGCGGCGGGGCGGCCGCACACGGTGCTGCCGCTGTCGGGCATCACGCACATGCCCTCCGAGGAGGCCACCGCGGAGAACCTGCTGCTGCTCCAGATCGACTTCATCAGGGGCGCACTGGGGCTCGGCGGGGACCGCGACCGGGAACGGTAG
- a CDS encoding alpha-lytic protease prodomain-containing protein, whose translation MRKSPTLRVLGGGALALGLVAVGATIATDSGGTDATTVSSDNAASAGAAGAADDQLTALQRDLDLSAEEATRLLDREAEARTLDSELRTELGDAFGGSRFDIDTGELTVAVTDEAAVGAVEDAGAAARVVTYGESGLAEIVDDLNSQDTELSDGVTGWYPSTDDDTVVITVLEGERSAAEKLIADAGVAEDAVKVETTTDKPRTYADIVGGDPYMIGGSGRCSIGFAVDGGFATAGHCGAVGTPVASQGGSGTGTVGGSIFPLRDMGFVEADDNWTPTNLVNDYNGGTVPVAGSEEAPEGTSVCRSGSTTGWHCGTIGAKGQTVVYPEGRVEGLTQTDVCAEPGDSGGSWISDDQAQGVTSGGSGNCSFGGVTFFQPLTPILHEWNLTLTTR comes from the coding sequence GTGCGGAAGTCCCCCACACTCCGAGTGCTGGGCGGCGGCGCCCTCGCACTCGGCCTCGTCGCCGTCGGCGCCACCATCGCCACCGACAGCGGCGGTACCGACGCCACCACCGTCTCCTCCGACAACGCCGCTTCCGCCGGAGCCGCCGGAGCCGCCGATGACCAGCTCACGGCCCTCCAGCGGGACCTGGACCTCAGCGCCGAGGAGGCCACACGGCTGCTCGACCGGGAGGCCGAGGCGCGCACGCTCGACAGCGAGCTGCGCACCGAGCTCGGCGACGCCTTCGGCGGCAGCCGCTTCGACATCGACACCGGCGAGCTGACCGTAGCCGTCACCGATGAGGCGGCGGTCGGTGCGGTCGAGGACGCCGGCGCTGCGGCCCGTGTCGTCACCTACGGCGAGAGCGGCCTGGCGGAGATCGTCGACGACCTCAACTCCCAGGACACCGAGCTCTCCGACGGTGTCACCGGCTGGTACCCCAGCACCGATGACGACACCGTCGTCATCACGGTCCTGGAGGGCGAGCGGTCCGCGGCGGAGAAGCTCATCGCGGACGCCGGCGTCGCCGAGGACGCCGTCAAGGTCGAGACGACCACCGACAAGCCGCGCACCTACGCCGACATCGTCGGTGGCGACCCCTACATGATCGGCGGCAGCGGGCGCTGCTCCATCGGCTTCGCCGTCGACGGCGGTTTCGCCACCGCCGGGCACTGCGGCGCCGTGGGCACGCCGGTCGCCTCCCAGGGCGGCAGCGGTACCGGGACGGTCGGCGGGTCGATCTTCCCCCTCCGCGACATGGGCTTCGTCGAGGCCGACGACAACTGGACGCCGACCAACCTGGTGAACGACTACAACGGCGGCACGGTCCCGGTCGCCGGTTCCGAGGAGGCCCCCGAGGGCACCTCGGTCTGCCGGTCGGGCTCCACCACCGGGTGGCACTGCGGCACCATCGGCGCCAAGGGCCAGACCGTCGTCTACCCCGAGGGCCGGGTCGAGGGCCTGACCCAGACCGACGTCTGCGCCGAGCCCGGCGACTCCGGCGGCTCCTGGATCAGCGACGACCAGGCCCAGGGCGTCACCTCCGGCGGCTCGGGCAACTGCTCCTTCGGCGGCGTCACCTTCTTCCAGCCCCTGACCCCGATCCTGCATGAGTGGAACCTCACCCTGACCACTCGGTAG
- a CDS encoding S1 family peptidase, translating to MRTSIPKSPLVAAIGSGALALGLITAPGAAAGEPSTPAAPPLSPDHLQALHRDLGLDPRQAAELSPRTDAARNLESAAREAAGAAFAGAVFDIGTGALTVGVTDRDAADAVDRLGAATELVEHSEDELRDVKAGLDGAEDAADDAVTGWYLDPADNTVVVTVLDGGAAAAADLVEQAGVDADAVTVEEVTERPRTLAGAAAPADGTDIQGGDRYYYPIDGRPFVCSVGFGVEGGYVTAGHCGAEGEGAFQNTGLSVEIGRVAGSEFPGSDMGWVRTTGDWSTTHRVNDHDGGSVAVAGAEEAPVGAAVCRSGATTGWRCGTIRAKDETVRYEEGAVKGLTRTDVCADGGDSGGPWVAGDQAQGVTSGGTGTCRRGGTSYVQPLAPVLEAYDLTLLIT from the coding sequence ATGCGAACGTCCATACCGAAATCCCCGCTCGTCGCCGCCATCGGCAGCGGCGCACTCGCGCTCGGCCTGATCACGGCGCCGGGCGCCGCCGCGGGCGAGCCCAGCACACCCGCCGCCCCGCCCCTCTCACCCGACCACCTCCAGGCGCTCCATCGCGACCTCGGCCTCGACCCGCGGCAGGCGGCGGAGCTGTCCCCGCGGACCGACGCCGCCCGGAACCTGGAGTCGGCCGCCCGTGAGGCCGCGGGAGCGGCGTTCGCCGGCGCCGTCTTCGACATCGGTACCGGGGCCCTCACCGTCGGCGTCACCGACCGGGACGCGGCCGACGCCGTGGACCGGCTCGGTGCCGCGACCGAACTCGTCGAGCACAGCGAGGACGAGCTGCGCGACGTCAAGGCGGGACTCGACGGTGCCGAGGACGCCGCCGACGATGCCGTGACCGGCTGGTACCTGGACCCGGCCGACAACACGGTCGTGGTGACCGTGCTCGACGGAGGCGCCGCGGCAGCGGCCGACCTCGTCGAGCAGGCCGGGGTGGACGCCGACGCGGTGACCGTCGAGGAGGTCACCGAGAGGCCGCGCACCCTGGCGGGAGCCGCGGCTCCCGCCGACGGCACCGACATCCAGGGCGGCGACCGGTACTACTACCCGATCGACGGACGGCCTTTCGTCTGCTCGGTCGGATTCGGCGTCGAGGGAGGCTATGTCACCGCCGGGCACTGCGGCGCCGAAGGCGAGGGCGCCTTCCAGAACACCGGGCTGAGCGTCGAGATCGGGCGGGTCGCCGGCTCGGAGTTCCCCGGCTCCGACATGGGCTGGGTGCGGACCACCGGCGACTGGTCCACCACCCACCGGGTGAACGACCACGACGGCGGCTCGGTCGCGGTCGCAGGCGCCGAGGAGGCGCCGGTGGGTGCCGCGGTCTGCCGCTCGGGCGCCACCACGGGGTGGCGCTGCGGGACCATCCGGGCCAAGGACGAGACGGTGCGCTACGAGGAGGGCGCCGTGAAGGGCCTGACCCGCACCGACGTCTGCGCCGACGGCGGCGACTCGGGCGGCCCATGGGTCGCCGGCGACCAGGCCCAGGGCGTGACCTCGGGCGGAACCGGCACCTGCCGCCGCGGCGGGACCAGCTACGTTCAGCCGCTCGCCCCGGTCCTGGAGGCCTACGACCTCACCCTGCTCATCACCTGA
- a CDS encoding MFS transporter, with product MNRRGRVIVASLAGTSIEFYDFYIYATAAVLVFPYLFFPTGDPAAATLQSFATFGIAFIARPVGSALFGHFGDRVGRKATLVASLLTMGVSTVLIGLLPTYAQVGVVAPLLLALCRFGQGLGLGGEWGGAALLATENAPPRKRALYGTAPQLGAPIGFFMANGVFLILAQSMSEEAFMSWGWRVPFVLSAVLIMIGLWVRMTLHESPSFARVVAEGTRARRPVVQVFRTSTGGVVLGTLIMVATYVFFYLMTVFSMSYGTSPDGLGLDRTDFLVMLLVGVVFFGLFTPVAGLVADRFGRRPTLIAVTVAILLFGFALEPMLASGSTAVVQVFLILGLSLMGLTFGPMGALLPELFPTNVRYSGASIAYNLAGLLGASLAPYAATKLAADVGLWAVGGYLSAAALITLAALILARETRDDSLEETPTRARA from the coding sequence GTGAACCGCAGAGGCCGGGTGATCGTCGCCAGCCTGGCGGGCACGTCCATCGAGTTCTACGACTTCTACATCTACGCCACCGCGGCCGTCCTGGTCTTCCCGTACCTCTTCTTCCCCACCGGGGACCCGGCCGCCGCGACCCTGCAGTCGTTCGCCACCTTCGGGATCGCCTTCATCGCCCGCCCGGTCGGCTCCGCGCTCTTCGGCCACTTCGGCGACCGCGTCGGCCGCAAGGCCACCCTGGTCGCCTCCCTGCTCACCATGGGTGTGTCGACCGTGCTGATCGGCCTGCTGCCGACCTACGCCCAGGTCGGCGTGGTCGCACCGCTGCTGCTGGCGCTGTGCCGGTTCGGCCAGGGGCTGGGGCTGGGCGGCGAGTGGGGCGGCGCCGCACTCCTGGCCACCGAGAACGCGCCCCCGCGCAAGCGCGCCCTGTACGGTACAGCCCCGCAGCTGGGCGCGCCCATCGGGTTCTTCATGGCCAACGGCGTGTTCCTCATCCTCGCGCAGAGCATGAGCGAGGAGGCGTTCATGTCCTGGGGCTGGCGGGTGCCGTTCGTCCTCTCCGCCGTCCTGATCATGATCGGGCTGTGGGTGCGGATGACGCTGCACGAGAGCCCCTCCTTCGCCCGGGTCGTGGCAGAGGGGACCCGGGCGCGCCGACCGGTCGTACAGGTCTTTCGGACCAGCACCGGCGGGGTCGTGCTGGGCACGCTCATCATGGTCGCCACCTACGTGTTCTTCTACCTGATGACCGTGTTCTCGATGTCGTACGGCACCAGCCCCGACGGGCTGGGCCTCGACCGCACCGACTTCCTGGTCATGCTGCTCGTCGGCGTGGTGTTCTTCGGCCTGTTCACCCCGGTGGCGGGGCTGGTCGCCGACCGCTTCGGCCGACGCCCCACCCTGATCGCCGTCACCGTCGCCATCCTGCTGTTCGGCTTCGCCCTGGAGCCGATGCTGGCCTCGGGGTCGACCGCGGTCGTACAGGTCTTCCTGATCCTCGGCCTGTCCCTGATGGGACTCACGTTCGGGCCGATGGGTGCGCTGCTGCCCGAGCTGTTCCCGACCAACGTCCGCTACAGCGGCGCCTCCATCGCCTACAACCTCGCCGGGCTGCTGGGCGCGTCGCTCGCACCGTACGCCGCCACGAAGCTGGCCGCGGACGTCGGGCTATGGGCGGTCGGCGGCTACCTGAGCGCGGCCGCCCTGATCACCCTGGCCGCACTGATCCTCGCGCGGGAGACCCGCGACGACTCGCTGGAGGAGACCCCCACCCGCGCCCGGGCGTGA
- a CDS encoding DUF3054 domain-containing protein, giving the protein MRLPLVPVAAVLDLTCVTVFVVVGRASHGEGDTPVGILGTLWPFALALVVGWIATLAWRDPLRILPVGLGVWAVTAGGGLLLRMAGGDGAPMSFAIVTALFLAATLLGWRTIARLTRSRTPADTPS; this is encoded by the coding sequence ATGCGTCTTCCACTGGTCCCCGTGGCCGCTGTCCTCGACCTGACCTGCGTCACCGTGTTCGTCGTGGTCGGGCGCGCCAGCCACGGCGAGGGCGACACGCCGGTCGGCATCCTGGGCACCCTGTGGCCGTTCGCGCTGGCCCTGGTCGTCGGCTGGATCGCCACCCTGGCCTGGCGCGATCCGCTGCGCATCCTTCCGGTGGGACTGGGGGTGTGGGCCGTCACCGCAGGAGGGGGCCTGCTGCTCCGCATGGCCGGCGGGGACGGGGCACCCATGTCGTTCGCGATCGTCACCGCGCTGTTCCTCGCCGCCACCCTCCTCGGCTGGCGCACCATCGCCCGACTCACGCGGTCCCGCACCCCCGCCGACACCCCTTCCTGA
- a CDS encoding TrmH family RNA methyltransferase — protein sequence MNEQVATSPSASTGTEATDSAPQVGVGPWQGPWPEGDRYDPELLAHGDRRNVVDRYRYWRREAIVADLDTHRHPFHVAVENWEHDFNIGSVVRTANAFGTAAVHIVGRRRWNRRGAMVTDRYQHVHHHPDTGELVAWAAERGLPLIGIDNLPGSVPLETYPLPRACVLVFGQEGPGLSEEVRAVCQAVLSIAQFGSTRSINAGAAAAVAMHAWIRAHVFDQHL from the coding sequence GTGAACGAGCAGGTCGCGACGTCCCCATCCGCATCCACCGGCACCGAGGCCACCGACTCCGCACCCCAGGTGGGGGTGGGACCGTGGCAGGGTCCATGGCCGGAGGGCGACCGCTACGACCCTGAGCTGCTGGCCCACGGCGACCGGCGCAACGTCGTGGACCGGTACCGGTACTGGCGGCGCGAGGCCATCGTCGCCGACCTGGACACCCACCGCCACCCGTTCCACGTCGCCGTGGAGAACTGGGAGCACGACTTCAACATCGGCTCGGTCGTGCGCACCGCCAACGCCTTCGGCACCGCGGCCGTTCACATCGTCGGCCGCCGCCGGTGGAACCGGCGGGGCGCCATGGTCACCGACCGCTACCAGCACGTCCACCACCACCCCGACACCGGGGAGCTGGTGGCGTGGGCCGCCGAGCGCGGTCTGCCACTGATCGGCATCGACAACCTCCCCGGCTCCGTGCCGCTGGAGACCTACCCGCTGCCGCGCGCCTGCGTCCTGGTGTTCGGCCAGGAGGGACCGGGGCTGTCGGAGGAGGTGCGCGCGGTGTGCCAGGCGGTGCTGTCCATCGCGCAGTTCGGCTCCACCCGCTCCATCAACGCCGGTGCGGCCGCCGCCGTCGCCATGCACGCCTGGATCCGCGCGCACGTCTTCGACCAGCACCTGTGA
- a CDS encoding GNAT family N-acetyltransferase has translation MAESGEFDIRTARSADVPGIARVMSRSFFDDPLFAWQYPRRNTRLMLSARASAAQAGFLYVPLGHTRVAVSATSSGTRPGILATAIWQPADAPGPGPLAWLRCLPHELPLLGPRRAWANMRFLRLLREIVPREPHGELVLLGVDPAAQRRGIGSALVRDGLDQADLAGYPVALVTTNSDDIAFYRRFDFKVCGELDRSGFPRAHCMWRDPAF, from the coding sequence GTGGCCGAGAGCGGCGAGTTCGACATCAGGACGGCACGGTCGGCGGATGTGCCCGGCATCGCCCGGGTGATGAGCCGGTCCTTCTTCGACGATCCCCTCTTCGCCTGGCAGTATCCGCGGCGCAACACCCGGCTGATGCTGTCGGCGCGGGCTTCGGCGGCGCAGGCCGGGTTCCTCTACGTGCCCCTCGGCCACACGCGGGTCGCCGTGTCGGCCACGTCCTCCGGCACCCGGCCCGGGATCCTCGCCACCGCGATCTGGCAGCCGGCCGACGCGCCCGGCCCCGGCCCCCTCGCGTGGCTGCGGTGCCTTCCGCACGAACTCCCCCTGCTCGGCCCGCGCCGGGCCTGGGCCAACATGCGCTTCCTGCGCCTGCTGCGGGAGATCGTCCCGCGCGAGCCCCACGGGGAACTGGTGCTGTTGGGGGTCGACCCGGCCGCACAGCGCCGGGGGATCGGCAGCGCCCTGGTCCGCGACGGCCTGGACCAGGCGGACCTGGCCGGGTACCCGGTCGCGCTGGTGACCACCAACTCCGACGACATCGCCTTCTACCGGCGCTTCGACTTCAAGGTCTGCGGTGAGCTGGACCGCTCCGGCTTCCCCCGCGCCCACTGCATGTGGCGCGACCCCGCGTTCTAG